From Natronincola ferrireducens, the proteins below share one genomic window:
- a CDS encoding Na+/H+ antiporter family protein: MLTNPVVLSVIVMIVLCLFKLNVILSLIVAALVGGVLAGIPLGETMGLLIGGMGGNSSTALSYILLGALAAALHKTGIAEVLAKLIVKWVKGKGIILIMVLAVVSSFSQNLIPVHIAFIPILIPPLVAVMNRLKIDRRAAASAITFGLKAPYVALPIGYGWIFHGIISSQMNENGMAIAQSDIWKAMWIPGFAMVIGLIVAVFITYRKPREYQELEVAHEEASAAATEEVKMTGKHWVALVGALSALAVQVSPLGSLHIGAILGLTIMLVGGAIKWQDIDDMINSGIGMMGFIAFVMLVAAGYGAVIRETGGVETLVAAVSSMMGGSKLIAATVMILLGLVITMGIGTSFGTIPIIAAIYVPLAASMGFSPLATALLVGTAAALGDAGSPASDSTLGPTAGLNIDGQHDHIWDTCVPTFLHYNIPLVILGVIGAMLL, translated from the coding sequence ATGTTAACAAATCCAGTAGTATTATCGGTTATTGTAATGATTGTACTTTGTCTTTTTAAATTAAACGTAATACTTTCTTTAATCGTTGCGGCACTTGTAGGTGGGGTTTTAGCAGGTATTCCTCTTGGCGAAACAATGGGACTATTAATTGGCGGTATGGGTGGAAACTCTAGTACGGCATTAAGTTATATTTTATTAGGGGCTTTAGCAGCAGCCCTTCATAAGACAGGGATTGCTGAAGTATTAGCAAAATTAATTGTGAAATGGGTTAAAGGAAAAGGAATTATATTAATTATGGTACTTGCAGTTGTAAGTAGTTTTTCTCAAAATCTAATTCCCGTTCACATTGCATTTATTCCAATTTTAATTCCACCATTGGTGGCAGTAATGAACAGGTTAAAAATCGATAGAAGAGCTGCTGCTTCAGCCATAACCTTTGGTTTAAAAGCTCCTTATGTTGCTTTGCCAATAGGCTATGGATGGATATTCCATGGGATTATTAGCAGTCAAATGAACGAAAACGGTATGGCAATTGCCCAGAGTGATATATGGAAGGCCATGTGGATTCCAGGATTTGCTATGGTAATTGGTTTAATTGTTGCGGTGTTTATCACCTACAGAAAACCAAGAGAATATCAAGAATTAGAGGTAGCTCATGAAGAAGCTTCAGCAGCAGCTACTGAAGAAGTAAAAATGACAGGTAAACATTGGGTAGCTTTAGTTGGTGCCCTATCTGCCCTAGCAGTTCAAGTATCACCATTAGGATCTCTGCACATAGGAGCTATTCTTGGTCTTACCATCATGCTGGTGGGAGGAGCTATTAAATGGCAAGATATTGATGATATGATAAACAGTGGTATCGGAATGATGGGTTTTATTGCTTTTGTTATGCTGGTTGCTGCAGGATACGGTGCTGTTATCCGTGAAACCGGGGGGGTAGAAACCCTTGTAGCAGCTGTTTCTAGCATGATGGGAGGTAGTAAACTTATAGCAGCTACTGTAATGATTTTGCTAGGCCTTGTTATTACAATGGGAATTGGGACTTCCTTTGGAACAATTCCGATTATTGCAGCCATCTATGTTCCATTAGCGGCTTCTATGGGCTTCAGTCCATTGGCAACAGCATTATTAGTGGGTACTGCTGCAGCTCTGGGGGATGCAGGTTCACCAGCCTCAGATAGTACATTAGGACCAACAGCTGGATTAAATATAGATGGACAACACGACCATATTTGGGATACTTGTGTACCAACATTCCTACACTATAATATACCACTAGTTATTCTAGGTGTAATTGGAGCTATGCTATTATAA
- a CDS encoding diaminopimelate epimerase: MKLNFMKVNPTENMTVFITDPLPRKSYRHIAKDIMNYNRLHGEQVGFIEKPTCNYSQAVIRLHMMGDEFCANATRGLAAALVYKQYPNIEKTGEKFIVPLEVSGAEELIYCEVEAMEKKEKFISTATIPLHKNLEMFSVDFEDKTYDGTLVTFHGIIHFIVNSDGLENKEAFFKVVKNQLKDLDFEALGIMFYDEANSYMEPLVYVKATDSLFWERGCGSGTAAVGVALSTRLNKAIDIAVKQPGGDLQVSTTWQDNKITNISLSGPVEIAAEGSVYI, encoded by the coding sequence ATGAAACTGAATTTTATGAAGGTAAATCCTACTGAAAATATGACGGTTTTTATTACCGATCCCCTTCCCCGAAAATCATATAGACATATTGCAAAGGACATCATGAACTATAACAGACTTCATGGAGAACAGGTGGGTTTTATTGAAAAACCTACCTGTAACTATAGTCAAGCAGTTATAAGACTACATATGATGGGAGACGAATTCTGTGCCAATGCTACTAGAGGATTAGCTGCCGCCTTAGTATACAAACAGTATCCCAACATTGAGAAGACAGGAGAAAAGTTCATTGTTCCATTGGAGGTTTCGGGGGCAGAGGAATTGATTTATTGTGAGGTAGAGGCTATGGAAAAAAAGGAGAAATTTATTTCTACAGCAACTATTCCTTTGCATAAAAATTTGGAGATGTTTTCTGTGGACTTTGAGGACAAGACCTATGACGGTACCCTAGTGACCTTTCACGGCATTATTCATTTTATTGTAAATAGCGATGGACTAGAGAACAAGGAAGCTTTTTTTAAAGTGGTTAAAAATCAGTTGAAGGATTTAGACTTTGAAGCTTTAGGGATAATGTTTTATGATGAAGCTAATTCCTATATGGAACCCCTTGTTTATGTAAAGGCAACCGATAGTCTTTTTTGGGAAAGGGGATGTGGATCAGGGACGGCGGCTGTAGGTGTAGCCCTTTCCACTAGGCTTAATAAGGCAATAGATATCGCTGTCAAACAACCGGGTGGTGACCTCCAAGTCAGCACAACATGGCAGGATAATAAAATCACAAATATTTCCCTTTCCGGTCCCGTGGAAATTGCTGCTGAAGGAAGTGTATATATCTAA
- a CDS encoding HD domain-containing protein — protein sequence MFYRGKQFFQGLTAKIHERDLDFIEIYLSPEEKELFSQLRKSEQRHSLNVAYGCQEKVPHDRELIQAALLHDIGKIGSNLTLMNKSFVVLAQALKLPHQVLPSFLKKAMYFKNYHAELGYRLLNNLPLSEKVLFLVRNHHKKNDNSIKEMTILQCYDDKY from the coding sequence ATGTTTTATAGAGGAAAACAATTTTTTCAGGGTCTTACAGCTAAAATCCATGAGAGGGATTTGGATTTCATAGAAATTTATTTAAGTCCTGAGGAGAAGGAGCTATTTTCTCAGCTGAGGAAGAGTGAACAAAGGCATAGTTTAAATGTTGCCTATGGTTGTCAAGAAAAGGTTCCCCATGATAGAGAATTAATTCAAGCTGCTCTTCTCCATGATATTGGTAAAATAGGTAGCAACTTAACTTTAATGAACAAATCTTTTGTTGTCTTAGCCCAAGCCCTCAAACTACCTCACCAAGTCCTACCTTCTTTTTTAAAGAAGGCTATGTACTTTAAAAATTATCATGCTGAACTAGGCTATAGGCTTCTTAATAACCTTCCCCTATCGGAAAAAGTGCTGTTTTTAGTTAGAAATCATCATAAAAAAAATGACAATAGTATAAAGGAAATGACAATCCTTCAGTGCTATGATGATAAGTATTAA